In one Choloepus didactylus isolate mChoDid1 chromosome 1, mChoDid1.pri, whole genome shotgun sequence genomic region, the following are encoded:
- the PLCD1 gene encoding 1-phosphatidylinositol 4,5-bisphosphate phosphodiesterase delta-1 isoform X2 has translation MDSGRDFLTLHGLQNDEDLQALLKGSQLLKVKSSSWRRERFYKLQEDCKTIWQESRKVMRTPETHLFSIEDIQEVRQGHRTEGMEKFARDVPEDRCFSIVFKDQRNTLDLISSSPDDARHWVQGLRKIIHHSGSMDQRQKLEHWIHSCLRKADKNKDNKMSFKELQNFLKELNIQVDDSYARKIFRECDHSKTDSLEDEEIEAFYKMLTQREEIDRIFTEAAGSAETLSVDQLVVFLQHEQREEGAGTALALSLIERYEPSETARAQRQMTKDGFLMYLLSADGSAFDLAHRRVYQDMSQPLSHYLVSSSHNTYLMEDQLTGPSSTEAYIRALCKGCRCLELDCWDGPNQEPIIYHGYTFTSKILFCDVLRAIRDYAFKASPYPVILSLENHCSLEQQRVMARHLRGILGAMLLDRPLDGVTASLPSPEQLKGKILLKGKKLGGLLPPGGEGGPEATDVSDEDEAAEMEDEAVRSRVQNKSREDTLRLAKELSDMVIYCKSVHFGGFAPGQAFYEMASFSENRALRMLLESGNSLVRHNVGHLSRIYPAGWRTDSSNYSPVEMWNGGCQIVALNFQTPGPEMDVYQGRFRDNGACGYVLKPAFLRDPTSTFNPRALAQGPWWARKQLNVRVISGQQLPKVNKNKNSIVDPKVTVEIHGVAQDMASRQTAVVTNNGFNPWWDTEFEFRVVVPELALVRFVVEDYDSSSKNDFIGQSTIPFHSLKQGYRHIHLLSKNGDQHPSATLFVKVSLQD, from the exons GCCTGCAGAATGATGAGGACCTACAGGCACTGCTGAAGGGCAGCCAGCTGCTGAAGGTGAAGTCCAGCTCATGGCGGAGAGAGCGCTTCTACAAATTGCAGGAAGACTGCAAGACCATCTGGCAGGAGTCCCGCAAGGTCATGCGGACCCCAGAGACCCATCTGT TCTCCATCGAGGACATTCAGGAGGTGCGGCAGGGACACCGCACTGAGGGCATGGAGAAGTTTGCCCGTGACGTGCCTGAGGACCGCTGCTTCTCCATCGTCTTCAAGGACCAGCGCAACACACTGGACCTTATCTCCTCATCACCAGATGACGCCCGGCACTGGGTGCAGGGCCTGCGTAAGATCATCCACCATTCGGGCTCCATGGACCAGCGGCAGAAGCTGGAACA CTGGATTCACTCCTGCCTGCGAAAAGCTGACAAAAACAAGGACAACAAGATGAGCTTCAAGGAGCTGCAGAACTTCCTGAAGGAGCTCAACATCCAAGTGGATGACAGCTATGCCCGGAAGATCTTCAGG GAATGTGACCACTCCAAGACAGACTCTCTGGAGGATGAAGAGATTGAGGCCTTCTACAAGATGCTGACCCAGCGAGAGGAGATCGACCGCATCTTCACAGAGGCCGCGGGCTCTGCGGAGACCCTGTCAGTGGATCAGCTGGTGGTTTTTCTGCAGCATGAGCAgcgggaggagggggcagggactGCACTGGCCCTCTCCCTCATCGAGCGCTATGAGCCCAGCGAGACTG CCAGGGCGCAGCGGCAGATGACCAAGGACGGCTTTCTCATGTACCTGTTGTCGGCGGACGGCAGCGCCTTCGACCTGGCGCACCGGCGGGTCTACCAGGACATGAGTCAGCCGCTCAGCCACTACCTGGTGTCCTCCTCGCACAACACCTACCTGATGGAGGACCAGCTCACCGGGCCCAGCAGCACCGAGGCCTACATCCG GGCGCTGTGCAAAGGCTGCCGCTGCTTGGAGCTCGATTGCTGGGATGGACCCAACCAGGAGCCCATCATCTACCACGGCTACACATTCACCTCCAAGATCCTCTTCTGCGACGTGCTCAGAGCCATCCGGGACTATGCATTCAAG GCGTCCCCCTACCCTGTCATCCTGTCCCTGGAGAACCACTGCAGCCTCGAGCAGCAGCGCGTGATGGCGAGACACCTGCGCGGCATCCTGGGCGCCATGCTGCTGGACCGGCCGCTGGACGGGGTCACTGCCAGCTTGCCCTCCCCTGAG CAATTGAAGGGGAAGATCCTGCTCAAGGGGAAGAAGCTTGGGGGTCTCCTGCCCCCAGGAGGGGAAGGTGGCCCTGAGGCCACTGATGTGTCAGATGAGGACGAGGCTGCTGAGATGGAGGACGAGGCAGTGCGGAGCCGAGTGCAGAACAAATCCAGG GAGGACACGCTCAGACTAGCAAAGGAGCTCTCCGACATGGTCATTTACTGCAAGAGTGTTCACTTTGGGGGCTTCGCCCCGGGGCAGGCCTTCTACGAGATGGCGTCCTTCTCTGAGAACCGTGCCCTCCGAATGCTCCTGGAATCGG GAAACAGCCTGGTCCGCCACAACGTGGGGCACCTGAGCAGGATCTACCCTGCTGGCTGGAGAACAGACTCCTCCAACTACAGCCCCGTGGAGATGTGGAACGGGGGCTGCCAGATCG TGGCCCTGAACTTCCAGACCCCTGGGCCGGAGATGGACGTGTACCAGGGCCGCTTCCGGGACAACGGGGCCTGTGGGTACGTGCTGAAGCCTGCCTTCCTGCGAGACCCTACCTCCACTTTCAACCCACGTGCCCTGGCTCAGGGGCCCTGGTGGGCTCGGAAGCAGCTCAACGTTAGG GTCATCTCGGGGCAGCAGCTACCAAAAGTCAACAAGAACAAGAATTCAATTGTAGACCCCAAGGTGACAGTGGAGATCCATGGCGTGGCCCAGGATATGGCCAGCCGCCAAACTGCTGTAGTCACCAATAATG GTTTCAACCCGTGGTGGGACACGGAGTTTGAGTTCAGGGTGGTTGTGCCTGAGCTTGCCCTTGTCCGCTTCGTGGTGGAAGATTACGACTCCTCCTCCAAGAATGACTTCATTGGCCAGAGCACCATCCCCTTCCACAGCCTCAAGCAGG GATACCGCCATATCCACCTCTTGTCCAAGAATGGAGACCAACATCCGTCAGCCACGCTCTTCGTGAAGGTGTCCCTCCAGGACTAG
- the PLCD1 gene encoding 1-phosphatidylinositol 4,5-bisphosphate phosphodiesterase delta-1 isoform X1 produces the protein MQCLGVRSGSRSRELYLQEQSLKVAALNGQRLGLQNDEDLQALLKGSQLLKVKSSSWRRERFYKLQEDCKTIWQESRKVMRTPETHLFSIEDIQEVRQGHRTEGMEKFARDVPEDRCFSIVFKDQRNTLDLISSSPDDARHWVQGLRKIIHHSGSMDQRQKLEHWIHSCLRKADKNKDNKMSFKELQNFLKELNIQVDDSYARKIFRECDHSKTDSLEDEEIEAFYKMLTQREEIDRIFTEAAGSAETLSVDQLVVFLQHEQREEGAGTALALSLIERYEPSETARAQRQMTKDGFLMYLLSADGSAFDLAHRRVYQDMSQPLSHYLVSSSHNTYLMEDQLTGPSSTEAYIRALCKGCRCLELDCWDGPNQEPIIYHGYTFTSKILFCDVLRAIRDYAFKASPYPVILSLENHCSLEQQRVMARHLRGILGAMLLDRPLDGVTASLPSPEQLKGKILLKGKKLGGLLPPGGEGGPEATDVSDEDEAAEMEDEAVRSRVQNKSREDTLRLAKELSDMVIYCKSVHFGGFAPGQAFYEMASFSENRALRMLLESGNSLVRHNVGHLSRIYPAGWRTDSSNYSPVEMWNGGCQIVALNFQTPGPEMDVYQGRFRDNGACGYVLKPAFLRDPTSTFNPRALAQGPWWARKQLNVRVISGQQLPKVNKNKNSIVDPKVTVEIHGVAQDMASRQTAVVTNNGFNPWWDTEFEFRVVVPELALVRFVVEDYDSSSKNDFIGQSTIPFHSLKQGYRHIHLLSKNGDQHPSATLFVKVSLQD, from the exons ATGCAGTGCCTGGGGGTCCGGAGCGGGAGCCGCTCTAGGGAGCTCTATCTTCAGGAGCAGAGCCTCAAGGTGGCGGCACTCAATGGACAGAGGCTGG GCCTGCAGAATGATGAGGACCTACAGGCACTGCTGAAGGGCAGCCAGCTGCTGAAGGTGAAGTCCAGCTCATGGCGGAGAGAGCGCTTCTACAAATTGCAGGAAGACTGCAAGACCATCTGGCAGGAGTCCCGCAAGGTCATGCGGACCCCAGAGACCCATCTGT TCTCCATCGAGGACATTCAGGAGGTGCGGCAGGGACACCGCACTGAGGGCATGGAGAAGTTTGCCCGTGACGTGCCTGAGGACCGCTGCTTCTCCATCGTCTTCAAGGACCAGCGCAACACACTGGACCTTATCTCCTCATCACCAGATGACGCCCGGCACTGGGTGCAGGGCCTGCGTAAGATCATCCACCATTCGGGCTCCATGGACCAGCGGCAGAAGCTGGAACA CTGGATTCACTCCTGCCTGCGAAAAGCTGACAAAAACAAGGACAACAAGATGAGCTTCAAGGAGCTGCAGAACTTCCTGAAGGAGCTCAACATCCAAGTGGATGACAGCTATGCCCGGAAGATCTTCAGG GAATGTGACCACTCCAAGACAGACTCTCTGGAGGATGAAGAGATTGAGGCCTTCTACAAGATGCTGACCCAGCGAGAGGAGATCGACCGCATCTTCACAGAGGCCGCGGGCTCTGCGGAGACCCTGTCAGTGGATCAGCTGGTGGTTTTTCTGCAGCATGAGCAgcgggaggagggggcagggactGCACTGGCCCTCTCCCTCATCGAGCGCTATGAGCCCAGCGAGACTG CCAGGGCGCAGCGGCAGATGACCAAGGACGGCTTTCTCATGTACCTGTTGTCGGCGGACGGCAGCGCCTTCGACCTGGCGCACCGGCGGGTCTACCAGGACATGAGTCAGCCGCTCAGCCACTACCTGGTGTCCTCCTCGCACAACACCTACCTGATGGAGGACCAGCTCACCGGGCCCAGCAGCACCGAGGCCTACATCCG GGCGCTGTGCAAAGGCTGCCGCTGCTTGGAGCTCGATTGCTGGGATGGACCCAACCAGGAGCCCATCATCTACCACGGCTACACATTCACCTCCAAGATCCTCTTCTGCGACGTGCTCAGAGCCATCCGGGACTATGCATTCAAG GCGTCCCCCTACCCTGTCATCCTGTCCCTGGAGAACCACTGCAGCCTCGAGCAGCAGCGCGTGATGGCGAGACACCTGCGCGGCATCCTGGGCGCCATGCTGCTGGACCGGCCGCTGGACGGGGTCACTGCCAGCTTGCCCTCCCCTGAG CAATTGAAGGGGAAGATCCTGCTCAAGGGGAAGAAGCTTGGGGGTCTCCTGCCCCCAGGAGGGGAAGGTGGCCCTGAGGCCACTGATGTGTCAGATGAGGACGAGGCTGCTGAGATGGAGGACGAGGCAGTGCGGAGCCGAGTGCAGAACAAATCCAGG GAGGACACGCTCAGACTAGCAAAGGAGCTCTCCGACATGGTCATTTACTGCAAGAGTGTTCACTTTGGGGGCTTCGCCCCGGGGCAGGCCTTCTACGAGATGGCGTCCTTCTCTGAGAACCGTGCCCTCCGAATGCTCCTGGAATCGG GAAACAGCCTGGTCCGCCACAACGTGGGGCACCTGAGCAGGATCTACCCTGCTGGCTGGAGAACAGACTCCTCCAACTACAGCCCCGTGGAGATGTGGAACGGGGGCTGCCAGATCG TGGCCCTGAACTTCCAGACCCCTGGGCCGGAGATGGACGTGTACCAGGGCCGCTTCCGGGACAACGGGGCCTGTGGGTACGTGCTGAAGCCTGCCTTCCTGCGAGACCCTACCTCCACTTTCAACCCACGTGCCCTGGCTCAGGGGCCCTGGTGGGCTCGGAAGCAGCTCAACGTTAGG GTCATCTCGGGGCAGCAGCTACCAAAAGTCAACAAGAACAAGAATTCAATTGTAGACCCCAAGGTGACAGTGGAGATCCATGGCGTGGCCCAGGATATGGCCAGCCGCCAAACTGCTGTAGTCACCAATAATG GTTTCAACCCGTGGTGGGACACGGAGTTTGAGTTCAGGGTGGTTGTGCCTGAGCTTGCCCTTGTCCGCTTCGTGGTGGAAGATTACGACTCCTCCTCCAAGAATGACTTCATTGGCCAGAGCACCATCCCCTTCCACAGCCTCAAGCAGG GATACCGCCATATCCACCTCTTGTCCAAGAATGGAGACCAACATCCGTCAGCCACGCTCTTCGTGAAGGTGTCCCTCCAGGACTAG